From Nicotiana tabacum cultivar K326 chromosome 22, ASM71507v2, whole genome shotgun sequence, one genomic window encodes:
- the LOC107763560 gene encoding large ribosomal subunit protein uL11 has protein sequence MPPKFDPSQVVEVFVRVTGGEVGAASSLAPKIGPLGLSPKKIGEDIAKETAKDWKGLRVTVKLTVQNRQAKVSVVPSAAALVIKALKEPERDRKKTKNIKHNGNISLDDVIEIAKVMKPRSMAKDLSGTVKEILGTCVSVGCTVDGKDPKDLQQEIDDGDVEIPLD, from the coding sequence ATGCCGCCCAAGTTCGATCCATCTCAGGTGGTCGAGGTTTTCGTCCGAGTTACCGGCGGTGAAGTCGGAGCTGCGAGTTCACTCGCTCCAAAAATCGGTCCGCTCGGTCTCTCCCCTAAAAAAATCGGTGAAGACATCGCAAAGGAAACCGCCAAGGACTGGAAGGGTCTCCGAGTCACTGTAAAACTAACCGTCCAAAACCGTCAAGCTAAAGTCTCCGTCGTTCCCTCCGCTGCCGCACTCGTCATCAAGGCGTTGAAGGAGCCGGAACGTGACCGTAAGAAGACCAAAAACATTAAGCATAACGGTAACATCTCGCTCGATGACGTCATCGAGATCGCTAAGGTGATGAAGCCAAGATCGATGGCGAAGGATTTGAGTGGAACAGTGAAGGAGATTTTGGGCACGTGTGTATCAGTTGGTTGTACGGTAGATGGGAAGGATCCTAAGGATTTGCAGCAAGAGATTGATGATGGTGATGTCGAGATTCCTCTCGATTGA